From the Solea senegalensis isolate Sse05_10M linkage group LG16, IFAPA_SoseM_1, whole genome shotgun sequence genome, one window contains:
- the pls1 gene encoding plastin-1 yields MANHVTQISRDDLEELREAFDKIDIDNSGFVSDFELQELFREASFSLPGYKVREIIETFVAGDTNKDEKISFEEFVSIYQELKSKKFSETFRKTISRRDGIRSFGGMSRKSSEGTQHSYSDEEKVAFVNWINKALAKDPDCDHLLPMNPSGESLFTSVRDGILLCKMINLSQPDTIDERVINTKKLTTFKMTENLILGLNSASAIGCTVVNIDAHDLMAGKPHLVLGLLWQIIKVGLFADIEISKNEGLYGLLKEGEELDHLLSLSPEELLLHWVNHHLRNAGTQPISNFSGDIMDSRAYFYLLDQISSHEENNKMRIKIDMSGLNEPDLEERAELMLQQAARLDCRQFVSPHDVTSGNSKLNLAFVANLYNMHPALQRSQANRNGIEIAHIAGESREEKTFRNWMNSLGVTPYVNHLYCNLRDGLVILQLYEKVHVPVNWSKVNHPPYPVLGANMKKLENCNYVVKLGRDVAHFSLVGIGGENINNGSPLHTLALVWQLMRRYTVQVLSDLGDGEKIGDQIILNWVNTTLSQKRKDSQISSFKDKLISTSLPVVDLIDVIAPGTVKWDMVKRAENGRLKDEDKLNNAKYAISLARKIGARVYALPDDLVEVKPKMVMTLFACLMGHGMKKANH; encoded by the exons ATGGCGAACCATGTTACACAGATTTCCCGAGATGACCTGGAAGAACTCAGAGAGGCCTTTGATAAAATTG ATATTGATAACAGCGGATTTGTGAGTGACTTTGAGCTTCAGGAGCTGTTCAGAGAGGCAAGCTTCTCCCTGCCGGGCTACAAGGTGCGAGAGATCATCGAGACCTTCGTGGCTGGAGACACCAACAAGGATGAGAAGATCAGCTTTGAAGAGTTTGTTTCT ATCTATCAGGAGCTGAAGAGCAAGAAGTTCAGTGAGACGTTTAGGAAAACCATCTCAAGGAGAGATGGCATCCGATCTTTTGGTGGAATGTCCAGGAAATCCAGTGAGGGAACCCAACACTCTTACTCTG ATGAGGAGAAGGTGGCTTTTGTAAACTGGATCAACAAAGCTTTGGCCAAAGATCCTGACTGTGATCATCTGCTACCCATGAACCCCAGCGGCGAAAGCCTCTTCACCTCTGTCCGCGATGGCATCCTGTTAtg CAAAATGATCAACCTGTCTCAGCCTGACACCATCGATGAAAGAGTCATCAACACCAAGAAACTCACCACGTTCAAAATGACT GAGAATCTCATCCTGGGTCTGAACTCAGCCTCAGCCATCGGCTGCACGGTGGTGAACATCGATGCCCATGATCTGATGGCCGGAAAACCCCATCTGGTCTTGGGACTTCTGTGGCAGATTATCAAAGTGGGCCTGTTTGCTGATATAGAAATCAGCAAGAACGAAG GTCTCTATGGGCTCCTGAAAGAGGGAGAAGAACTGGACCatctgctgtctctctctcctgaggAGCTGCTACTCCACTGGGTCAACCATCATCTGCGCAACGCAGGAACCCAGCCAATCAGTAACTTCAGTGGAGACATCATG GACTCGCGGGCCTACTTCTACCTGCTGGACCAGATCTCATCCCATGAAGAGAACAACAAGATGAGAATCAAAATCGACATGAGCGGCCTAAAT GAGCCTGATTTGGAGGAGAGGGCAGAGCTGATGCTGCAGCAGGCGGCCCGGCTGGACTGCAGACAGTTTGTGTCTCCGCACGATGTCACGTCTGGAAACAGCAAACTCAACCTGGCCTTTGTGGCCAATCTGTACAACATGCACCCCGCCTTGCAGAGAAGTCAGGCCAACAGAAATGGCATAGAGATTGCACACATAGCAG GCGAGtccagagaagagaaaacatttcGCAACTGGATGAACTCTCTAGGTGTCACTCCGTATGTCAATCATCTGTACTG taaCCTGCGTGACGGCTTGGTGATTTTGCAGCTTTATGAAAAGGTCCATGTGCCTGTGAATTGGAGTAAAGTCAACCATCCACCTTATCCTGTCCTGGGTGCAAATATGAAGAAG CTGGAGAACTGTAACTATGTAGTGAAGCTGGGCAGAGATGTAGCACACTTCTCTCTGGTTGGTATCGGAGGAGAAAACATCAACAATGGCAGTCCTTTGCACACTCTGGCACTTGTCTGGCAGCTGATGAGGAG GTACACGGTGCAGGTTTTGTCAGATTTGGGTGATGGAGAAAAGATTGGAGATCAGATCATCCTTAACTGGGTCAACACCACTCTGAGCCAGAAACGCAAGGACTCACAGATCAGCAGCTTTAAG GACAAACTGATCAGCACCAGTCTCCCAGTGGTTGACCTGATTGATGTCATTGCTCCTGGTACAGTCAAGTGGGACATGGTGAAGAGAGCAGAGAACGGACGGCTGAAAGATGAAGATAAACTCAACAATGCCAA GTATGCGATCTCATTGGCCCGTAAGATCGGAGCTCGTGTTTATGCACTGCCTGATGATTTGGTTGAGGTGAAACCCAAGATGGTGATGACGCTGTTCGCTTGTCTCATGGGCCATGGTATGAAAAAGGCTAACCACTGA